One genomic region from Pecten maximus chromosome 5, xPecMax1.1, whole genome shotgun sequence encodes:
- the LOC117328355 gene encoding uncharacterized protein LOC117328355: protein MTVHSDNESLEVQRKPGAALPDCLGVKAVVWGTFEVCSYGPHPLFVLIFDSLREDTCFLSVAELKAVEGNEENEEGNVQEGACGGDNTSHEDSVDVILEGDQTNTESPLVSPDVRIIIAPYENNSKIVEFENTDKSGNRESYVKQFLQFGLVSFIFKTVIFSIKVNNTLKKYSGYVAVLDVHALQTFFCSLIERERNGSELNMEHKHMLDIIRKTAILDVVESKNGAPILSKLATNTASPINSGALSCLLKVLVTYIMSKLGQFYNRLGFLPIFLTNLRPVLVGIGSAQSIPSMDISDIWSFLNWPDSTSAATAKDLYTQGFRCLDSTRNLIHCLSCGNTQTCQHQVPVCCSPRRILRFEGPISLAEMNQYVESLTSVFEHSPLPHFGQIDDSLLRDNFLTSSMPSDVERFIESKLFPIDDAGIFECFFCGVRLGNWQESHDAVLRHAAVSLHCQYILKLCGPAFIYFLRESLLQAGMDLTGYIRRHFTCHPEYRLRSAREQTWKRSSLNEERQSQWSDAGFYFMDPHCRSFCCGIKIADFRESDDPWSVHFGFRPNCPFLLKNRPEYFAVRAGCLQLTGEQMRRFAVASGQDNEATNGIVMLRVDGILDGIVTSSFSETENVQLFNDDPPQVQAPMDDPPQAQASMDDPPQVQAPMDDPPQVQAPVDEELKRIQEENEELKQRLYCGICEENEVAILFLPCYHILCCAECAPACKVCPSCQSRITGVAKIYLS from the exons ATGACTGTCCATTCTGATAATGAAAGTTTAGAAGTCCAAAGAAAGCCTGGTGCTGCATTGCCAGACTGTCTGGGAGTGAAGGCAGTGGTCTGGGGGACT TTTGAGGTGTGTAGTTATGGACCACACCCCctgtttgtgttaatatttgaCAGTTTGAG gGAGGATACATGTTTTCTTTCTGTGGCGGAGTTAAAGGCAGTGGAGGGAAATGAGGAGAATGAGGAAGGAAATGTCCAGGAGGGGGCATGTGGAGGAGATAATACAAGTCATGAGGACTCTGTTGATGTGATACTGGAAGGAGATCAAACCAATACTGAATCTCCATTGGTGTCCCCTGATGTACGGATAATCATAGCACCGTATGAAAACAATAGCAAAAttgttgaatttgaaaataCGGATAAGTCCGGAAACCGTGAATCTTATGTTAAACAGTTTTTACAGTTTGGCCTGGTGTCTTTCATTTTTAAGACAGTGATTTTCAGCATTAAAGTCAACAACACTTTAAAAAAGTATTCAGGATATGTGGCAGTGTTGGATGTGCATGCTCTGCAGACATTTTTTTGCAGTTTGATAGAAAGAGAAAGGAACGGTTCTGAGCTGAATATGGAGCATAAACATATGCTGGATATTATCAGGAAAACTGCAATTTTGGATGTTGTTGAAAGCAAGAATGGTGCACCTATTCTCTCGAAACTAGCAACAAATACAGCCTCTCCCATAAATAGTGGTGCTCTCTCTTGCCTGTTGAAAGTTTTAGTGACTTACATCATGTCAAAGCTTGGGCAGTTTTATAACCGACTGGGATTTCTCCCTATCTTCCTCACCAACTTGAGGCCTGTCCTTGTAGGAATTGGGTCAGCTCAAAGTATACCAAGCATGGATATATCAGATATCTGGAGCTTCCTAAACTGGCCAGATAGCACTTCTGCTGCCACTGCCAAAGACCTGTATACCCAGGGTTTTCGTTGCCTGGATTCTACTCGGAACCTCATTCATTGTCTGTCTTGTGGAAACACTCAAACCTGTCAGCATCAAGTACCTGTCTGCTGCTCCCCAAGGCGCATTTTGAGATTTGAAGGACCCATTTCTTTAGCAGAGATGAACCAATATGTAGAGTCATTGACAAGTGTTTTTGAACACTCCCCATTGCCCCATTTCGGGCAAATTGATGACAGCTTGCTGCGGGATAATTTTCTCACTTCATCCATGCCATCAGATGTTGAACGGTTCATAGAGTCTAAACTTTTTCCTATag ATGATGCGGGGATTTTTGAATGTTTTTTCTGCGGAGTCAGACTGGGAAATTGGCAGGAGTCACATGATGCAGTTCTACGACATGCCGCTGTCAGCTTACACTGCCAGTACATACTGAAACTTTGTGGCCCTGCATTCATCTACTTCCTGCGAGAAAGTCTCCTTCAG gCTGGCATGGATCTCACTGGCTACATCAGACGACACTTCACTTGTCATCCTGAGTATCGTCTCAGAAGTGCCAGGGAACAAACATGGAAAAGAAGTTCATTGAATGAAGAAAGACAGTCACAGTGGTCCGATGCAGGATTTTATTTCATGG ACCCTCACTGCCGCAGCTTCTGCTGTGGAATCAAAATTGCAGATTTCAGAGAAAGTGACGACCCCTGGAGTGTTCACTTTGGTTTCCGGCCAAACTGCCCGTTCCTGCTGAAAAACAGACCTGAATATTTTGCTGTGAGAGCTGGCTGTCTTCAGCTGACAGGAGAGCAG ATGAGACGGTTTGCTGTAGCATCTGGACAAGATAATGAGGCTACAAATG GCATTGTTATGCTGCGAGTGGATGGCATTCTGGATGGCATTGTCACTTCTTCCTTCTCAGAGACAGAAAATGTCCAGTTGTTCAACGATGATCCTCCCCAGGTCCAAGCTCCAATGGATGATCCTCCCCAGGCCCAAGCTTCAATGGATGATCCTCCCCAGGTCCAAGCTCCAATGGATGATCCTCCCCAGGTCCAAGCTCCAGTGGATGAAG AACTGAAAAGGATTCAGGAAGAGAATGAAGAGTTAAAACAACGGCTATACTGTGGGATTTGTGAAGAAAATGAGGTGGCAATACTTTTCCTACCCT